In Juglans microcarpa x Juglans regia isolate MS1-56 chromosome 4S, Jm3101_v1.0, whole genome shotgun sequence, a single window of DNA contains:
- the LOC121262695 gene encoding probable protein phosphatase 2C 27, whose product MAASMDFSPLFVILEGGQNNKDNVSTVEDQTSENNLKQITNWKPPRHLSVTCHSMSSLLATAELDLDVSIVAGKSLCDEKSDFLPVFRSGSCAERGPKHYMEDEHICIDNLIEHLGATADFPSPGAFYGVFDGHGGTDAASFIRDNILRFIVEDSQFSICVEKAIKSAFVKADYAFSDASSLDISSGTTALTALIFGRTMIIANAGDCRAVLGRRGRAIEMSKDHKPNCTSERIRIEKLGGVIYDGYLNGQLSVARALGDWHMKGPKGSTYPLSAEPELQETHLTEDDEFLIMGCDGLWDVMSSQCAVTMARKELMLHNDPERCSRELVREALKRNTCDNLTVIVVCFSSDPPPRIEIPQSRVMRSISAEGLNLLKGVLDCNS is encoded by the exons ATGGCTGCGAGTATGGATTTTTCGCCTCTGTTTGTTATATTAGAAGGTGGTCAAAATAATAAGGATAATGTATCAACTGTGGAAGATCAGACGTCAGAGAATAATTtgaaacaaataacaaattgGAAACCTCCACGGCATCTTTCGGTTACGTGTCATAGCATGAGCTCGCTGCTGGCCACAGCTGAGTTG GATTTGGATGTCAGTATTGTTGCCGGTAAATCACTTTGTGATGAAAAGTCAGATTTCCTACCCGTGTTCCGCTCAGGAAGTTGTGCAGAAAGAGGTCCTAAACATTACATGGAAGATGAACACATATGTATAGATAATCTTATTGAACATCTAGGGGCAACTGCAGACTTCCCTTCTCCTGGGGCTTTCTATGGG GTGTTTGATGGCCATGGAGGTACAGATGCGGCATCATTTATCAGAGATAACATCCTTAGATTCATAGTTGAGGATTCTCAATTTTCAATTTGTGTAGAGAAGGCAATTAAAAGTGCTTTTGTGAAAGCTGATTATGCATTTTCTGACGCTAGTTCTCTTGATATCTCCTCTGGCACCACTGCTCTAACTGCCCTTATTTTTGGCAG GACAATGATAATTGCAAATGCTGGGGATTGTCGTGCAGTGTTAGGGAGGAGAGGTAGAGCGATTGAGATGTCAAAAGACCATAAACCCAATTGCACATCTGAAAGAATTAGAATTGAGAAACTCGGTGGTGTCATTTATGATGGCTACCTCAATGGTCAATTATCTGTGGCACGTGCATTAGGAGATTGGCACATGAAAGGCCCCAAAGGTTCTACCTACCCTTTAAGTGCAGAGCCAGAGTTGCAGGAGACACACCTGACTGAGGATGATGAGTTCTTGATAATGGGCTGCGATGGCTTATGGGATGTAATGAGCAGCCAATGTGCTGTGACTATGGCAAGGAAAGAATTGATGCTCCACAATGACCCTGAAAGATGCTCAAGAGAGCTGGTCAGAGAGGCACTCAAACGCAACACGTGTGATAATTTAACAGTTATTGTGGTTTGCTTTTCGTCAGACCCTCCCCCTCGGATAGAGATACCTCAATCCCGAGTTATGAGGAGTATATCAGCAGAAGGCCTGAATTTACTCAAGGGTGTATTGGACTGTAATTCATGA